From a single Adhaeribacter swui genomic region:
- the lptB gene encoding LPS export ABC transporter ATP-binding protein, whose product MILKAEHLVKKYKSRTVVNDVSVEVNQGEIVGLLGPNGAGKTTSFYMIVGLVKPNLGKIYLENEEITTLPMYRRAKKGVGYLAQEASVFRDLTVEENIMAVLEMTNKPKQEQRDKVEALLDEFSLTHVRKNKGIVLSGGERRRTEIARALAVDPKFVLLDEPFAGVDPIAVEEIQSIVAKLKTKNIGILITDHNVNETLSIVDRAYLLFEGKILKSGTAEELAADEQVRRVYLGKHFELKRKI is encoded by the coding sequence ATGATACTGAAAGCTGAGCACCTGGTAAAAAAATATAAATCCCGAACGGTGGTAAACGACGTGTCGGTGGAAGTAAACCAAGGAGAGATTGTGGGTTTGTTGGGCCCCAATGGCGCCGGAAAAACTACTTCGTTTTATATGATTGTAGGTTTGGTGAAACCGAACTTAGGCAAAATTTACTTAGAAAACGAAGAAATTACGACGCTGCCCATGTACCGGCGGGCAAAAAAAGGCGTTGGTTACTTAGCGCAGGAAGCTTCGGTTTTCCGGGACCTTACCGTGGAAGAAAACATTATGGCGGTGCTGGAAATGACGAATAAGCCCAAGCAGGAACAGCGCGATAAAGTAGAAGCTTTATTGGATGAGTTTTCGCTAACCCACGTGCGCAAGAATAAAGGCATCGTATTATCCGGGGGCGAGCGCCGGCGCACCGAAATTGCCCGGGCCTTAGCCGTAGATCCTAAATTTGTGTTGCTCGACGAACCTTTTGCTGGCGTAGACCCCATTGCCGTAGAAGAAATTCAATCGATTGTAGCCAAACTTAAAACCAAAAATATCGGCATCCTCATCACCGACCATAACGTAAACGAAACGCTTTCCATCGTGGACCGGGCTTATTTGCTTTTCGAAGGTAAAATTTTAAAATCTGGTACCGCCGAAGAATTGGCCGCTGATGAGCAAGTGCGCCGGGTTTACTTAGGCAAGCATTTTGAGCTGAAAAGAAAAATTTAA
- the gltX gene encoding glutamate--tRNA ligase: MEREVRVRFAPSPTGPLHIGGVRTALYNYLFARKMGGKMLLRIEDTDQNRFVPGAENYIFESLAWCGIQLDESPLVGGPHAPYRQSERKPMYMQYALQLVEAGHAYYAFDTAEELDAMRERLKAAKVATPQYNAITRTTMKNSLTLPEDEVKQRLASGEPYVIRLKVPRKEEIRLKDLIRGWVVVHSSAIDDKVLMKSDGMPTYHLANIVDDHLMEITHVIRGEEWLPSAPLHVLLYRYLGWESTMPEFAHLPLLLKPDGNGKLSKRDGDKLGFPVFPLQWMDPFTNEKSSGYRESGYLPEAFVNFLAFLGWNPGTQQELFTMDELIDAFSIERIGKSGTRFDINKARWFNEQYLRAKPDEELAQYLIAALEEHQIACSLQKATKISSVMKERVTFPQDFWREASYFFVAPQQYNEQVASKKWNSSVVAVFEDFKNQLGSIADFTADNVKDLLTQVLELHGKKIGQVMQALRLAITGLEAGPDLMAIIEVIGPDETAARINAAITKLQPYAV, from the coding sequence ATGGAAAGAGAAGTAAGAGTACGATTTGCTCCCAGTCCAACTGGGCCACTGCACATAGGGGGTGTCCGGACAGCATTATATAATTATTTATTTGCCAGAAAAATGGGCGGTAAAATGCTGTTACGCATTGAAGATACCGACCAGAACCGGTTTGTGCCCGGCGCTGAAAATTATATTTTTGAATCGTTAGCCTGGTGTGGCATTCAGTTAGACGAGAGCCCGTTAGTAGGTGGCCCACACGCGCCGTATCGCCAATCTGAGCGGAAACCCATGTACATGCAATATGCCTTGCAATTAGTAGAGGCCGGGCACGCGTATTATGCCTTTGATACCGCCGAAGAGTTAGATGCTATGCGGGAGCGCTTAAAAGCCGCCAAAGTAGCTACTCCCCAGTATAATGCCATTACCCGCACTACCATGAAGAATTCGCTTACTTTACCCGAAGATGAGGTAAAGCAGCGTTTAGCCAGCGGCGAGCCTTACGTAATCCGGTTAAAAGTGCCGCGGAAAGAAGAAATTCGATTAAAAGATTTAATCCGGGGTTGGGTAGTGGTGCACTCATCAGCAATTGATGATAAAGTTTTAATGAAATCAGATGGCATGCCAACGTACCATTTGGCTAACATTGTGGATGACCATTTAATGGAAATTACCCACGTAATCCGGGGCGAAGAATGGTTGCCTTCGGCGCCTTTGCACGTATTGCTGTACCGGTACTTGGGCTGGGAAAGCACCATGCCGGAGTTTGCGCATTTGCCTTTATTATTAAAGCCCGATGGCAATGGCAAATTAAGTAAACGCGACGGCGATAAATTAGGCTTTCCGGTATTTCCATTGCAGTGGATGGATCCTTTTACTAACGAAAAATCGAGCGGGTACCGCGAAAGCGGTTACTTACCCGAAGCTTTTGTTAACTTTTTAGCATTCTTAGGCTGGAACCCGGGCACGCAGCAAGAGCTATTTACCATGGATGAACTCATTGATGCTTTTTCGATTGAACGCATTGGTAAATCGGGCACCCGCTTTGATATTAACAAGGCTCGTTGGTTTAACGAACAGTATTTACGCGCTAAACCCGATGAAGAATTGGCGCAATACTTAATTGCTGCTTTAGAAGAACACCAGATTGCATGTTCCTTGCAAAAAGCTACCAAAATATCCAGCGTAATGAAGGAGCGCGTAACTTTTCCGCAGGATTTCTGGCGCGAAGCTTCTTACTTTTTTGTAGCTCCTCAGCAGTACAACGAACAGGTAGCCAGCAAAAAGTGGAACAGCTCTGTGGTAGCGGTATTCGAAGATTTTAAAAATCAATTAGGTTCTATTGCTGATTTTACCGCCGATAACGTGAAAGATTTGTTAACGCAAGTACTGGAGCTGCACGGTAAAAAAATCGGGCAGGTAATGCAAGCGCTTCGGTTGGCTATTACGGGCTTAGAAGCAGGCCCCGATTTAATGGCGATTATTGAAGTAATTGGCCCCGATGAAACAGCCGCCCGGATAAATGCCGCTATTACGAAACTACAGCCCTATGCTGTTTAG
- a CDS encoding YihY/virulence factor BrkB family protein codes for MKLPYQNVFISIWHLLRETFLEFLDNNSFDRGAALAYYTVFALPPILIIMINSVGALFGKDAVSGEIYFEVKELIGSQGAYEVQKIVENISKSGEITFTTIVGVIALLLAATGLFISMQDALNVIWGVKPKPRNQYFKLLLDRVMSFAMILSFTFILLVSLVAQAVLSKVGNYLMQLLDQTAVILLQMFNETFSLAVVAFIFAMIFKFLPDVKIQWRDVWVGAIVTSILFALGRFVIGFYLGNSNYANVYGAAGTVVIILVWVFYSSQILFFGAVFTLVFSRKYGSNIYPSPYAVRVIRQEVEAGKTAVNVEPGKFETPE; via the coding sequence GTGAAACTTCCTTACCAGAATGTATTTATAAGTATCTGGCATTTGCTGCGCGAAACATTTCTGGAGTTTCTGGATAACAATTCTTTTGACCGGGGCGCTGCTTTAGCCTATTATACGGTATTTGCTCTGCCACCAATACTCATTATCATGATTAATTCGGTGGGAGCCTTGTTTGGTAAAGATGCCGTAAGCGGGGAAATATACTTTGAGGTAAAAGAGCTAATTGGTTCGCAGGGCGCTTACGAAGTACAAAAAATAGTAGAGAATATTAGTAAGTCCGGCGAAATTACTTTCACTACCATTGTGGGTGTAATTGCGCTTTTGCTGGCTGCTACCGGTTTGTTTATTTCCATGCAAGATGCCCTGAATGTTATCTGGGGCGTTAAGCCTAAACCCCGCAATCAATATTTTAAATTATTACTCGACCGGGTAATGTCGTTTGCCATGATCCTCAGCTTTACCTTCATATTGTTGGTTTCTTTAGTGGCGCAAGCGGTACTTTCCAAAGTCGGTAATTATTTAATGCAACTGCTGGACCAAACGGCAGTAATTCTTTTGCAGATGTTTAATGAAACATTCTCGTTAGCCGTAGTAGCGTTTATTTTCGCTATGATTTTTAAATTTTTACCTGACGTAAAGATTCAATGGCGCGACGTTTGGGTTGGCGCCATTGTTACTTCTATTTTATTTGCTTTAGGTAGGTTTGTAATCGGGTTTTATTTGGGTAACAGCAATTACGCCAATGTGTACGGAGCAGCGGGTACCGTTGTAATAATATTGGTTTGGGTGTTTTACTCTTCCCAGATACTTTTCTTCGGAGCCGTTTTTACCCTGGTATTTTCGCGAAAGTACGGTTCTAATATCTATCCGTCGCCTTATGCTGTTCGGGTAATCCGGCAGGAAGTAGAAGCGGGCAAAACAGCCGTTAACGTTGAACCGGGCAAATTTGAGACACCCGAGTAA
- a CDS encoding glycogen/starch synthase → MSKLRILYAATEINPFLQTTQVSEFLRMLPQGMQERGMEIRIFVPRFGLINERKNRLHEVVRLSGINIAVGEEEKPLIIKVASIPNAKLQVYFIDNEDYFHRKSVLVDKDNKFHTDNDERAIFFCKGVLETVKKLGWSPDIVHCNDWMTGLIPMYLKTTYKKDPIFKDAKSIFTVYNNEFDYKFEGDLLEKVKMLDIEDDMLTHLKTADFGGFVKVGMEYADLVSKSHEENFSENINALFKEFCSTKPINQIDSSDENFLDSYYNLYNELAN, encoded by the coding sequence ATGTCAAAACTACGCATTTTGTACGCTGCCACAGAAATTAATCCGTTTTTGCAAACAACCCAGGTTTCTGAGTTTTTAAGGATGTTGCCCCAGGGTATGCAGGAACGCGGAATGGAGATTCGGATTTTCGTTCCGAGGTTTGGATTAATTAACGAGCGTAAAAATCGGTTGCACGAAGTGGTACGATTGTCTGGTATTAACATTGCCGTAGGGGAAGAAGAAAAGCCGCTTATTATCAAAGTTGCTTCTATTCCGAATGCAAAGTTACAGGTATATTTTATAGATAACGAAGACTATTTTCACCGGAAATCAGTTTTAGTTGATAAAGACAATAAATTCCATACAGATAATGACGAGCGTGCGATCTTCTTCTGTAAAGGGGTGCTGGAAACCGTTAAAAAATTAGGCTGGTCGCCGGATATTGTGCATTGCAACGATTGGATGACCGGTTTGATACCTATGTATTTAAAAACCACTTACAAAAAGGACCCTATCTTTAAAGATGCTAAATCTATTTTTACGGTTTATAACAACGAATTTGATTACAAATTTGAAGGCGATTTGTTAGAAAAAGTAAAAATGCTGGATATCGAGGACGACATGCTAACGCATTTGAAAACCGCTGATTTTGGCGGATTTGTTAAAGTTGGTATGGAATATGCAGACTTGGTTTCTAAATCGCACGAAGAAAACTTTAGCGAAAACATTAATGCGTTGTTCAAAGAGTTTTGCAGCACTAAACCCATTAACCAGATAGACTCATCTGACGAAAATTTCTTAGATTCTTACTACAATCTCTATAATGAATTGGCTAATTAA
- a CDS encoding GH3 auxin-responsive promoter family protein, whose protein sequence is MEIINSIMTWVMKKRIHQIDLFRKYPHDVQNELFSNLLDKAKNTDWGKNYGYADITTVDAFKQRVPVSTYENLFPYIERVIKGEQNVLWPTTISWFAKSSGTTNARSKYIPVSPESLEDCHYKGGKDMLSIYANLYPDTRVFSGKSLSIGGSLRENEHNPKTYCGDVSAVIMRNLPVWAEAIRTPPLKVALMDKWEEKIEAMAEITAKENVTSISGVPTWTYVLLNRILELTGKTNILEVWPNLELFAHGAVAFGPYRELFKKLIPSEQMHYLEIYNASEGFFGIQDQAGTHDEMLLMLDYGVYYEFIPAEEFEAEHPQTLTLDQVELDKNYALVISTNAGLWRYKIGDTIKFTSLDPYRIKISGRTKHFINAFGEELIIENAETAIITACQKTGAIISNFTAAPVYFEGKSRGGHEWIIEFAQEPDNLATFTYVLDTTLREVNSDYDAKRQNDLALVAPAIKIAPPGTFLEWLRTKGKLGGQNKVPRLSNSREYLEEILELI, encoded by the coding sequence ATGGAAATAATAAATTCGATCATGACCTGGGTCATGAAAAAGCGTATTCACCAAATTGACCTTTTTCGTAAGTACCCGCACGATGTTCAGAATGAGTTATTTTCTAATTTACTCGATAAAGCCAAAAACACCGACTGGGGAAAAAACTACGGGTATGCCGATATAACTACCGTTGACGCGTTTAAGCAACGGGTACCTGTATCTACCTACGAAAATTTATTCCCTTATATCGAGCGTGTAATTAAAGGCGAACAAAATGTTTTGTGGCCTACTACCATTTCGTGGTTTGCTAAGTCGTCGGGCACTACCAATGCCCGCAGCAAATACATCCCGGTATCGCCGGAGTCTTTAGAAGATTGTCATTACAAAGGCGGCAAAGATATGCTTTCTATTTACGCCAATTTATATCCGGATACCCGGGTTTTTAGCGGTAAAAGTTTATCTATCGGGGGCAGCTTACGCGAAAACGAGCATAACCCCAAAACGTATTGTGGCGATGTATCGGCGGTAATTATGCGCAACTTGCCGGTATGGGCCGAAGCCATACGCACGCCCCCACTAAAAGTAGCTTTAATGGACAAGTGGGAAGAAAAAATTGAGGCCATGGCCGAAATTACCGCTAAAGAAAATGTGACCAGCATTAGCGGAGTACCCACCTGGACTTATGTACTCTTAAACCGTATTCTGGAACTTACCGGTAAAACTAACATTCTGGAAGTATGGCCCAACCTGGAACTGTTTGCGCACGGCGCGGTAGCATTTGGCCCTTACCGCGAATTATTTAAAAAACTAATTCCTTCGGAGCAAATGCATTATTTAGAAATTTATAATGCTTCGGAGGGATTTTTTGGCATTCAAGACCAGGCCGGCACCCACGACGAAATGCTTCTGATGCTGGATTATGGGGTGTATTACGAGTTTATTCCGGCCGAAGAATTTGAAGCGGAGCACCCCCAAACGCTTACCCTGGACCAAGTGGAGCTGGATAAAAATTATGCCTTGGTTATTTCTACTAACGCGGGTTTGTGGCGCTATAAAATTGGCGACACCATTAAATTTACGAGCCTGGATCCGTACCGCATTAAAATTTCGGGCCGCACCAAGCACTTTATTAACGCCTTTGGCGAAGAATTAATCATAGAAAATGCCGAAACGGCTATTATCACGGCTTGTCAAAAAACGGGGGCTATCATTTCTAATTTTACGGCGGCCCCGGTATACTTTGAAGGTAAAAGCCGCGGTGGGCACGAATGGATTATTGAATTTGCGCAAGAGCCGGATAATCTGGCCACTTTTACCTATGTACTGGATACTACCCTGCGTGAAGTAAACTCCGACTACGATGCCAAACGGCAAAACGATTTAGCATTGGTTGCCCCGGCCATTAAGATAGCGCCACCGGGCACTTTCCTGGAGTGGTTACGCACCAAAGGCAAATTGGGCGGACAAAATAAAGTACCTCGTTTAAGCAACTCCCGCGAGTATTTAGAAGAAATTTTAGAGTTGATTTAA
- the glmS gene encoding glutamine--fructose-6-phosphate transaminase (isomerizing) — protein MCGIVAYVGHREACPIIIKGLKRLEYRGYDSAGIALLNGNLNVYKKKGKVSELESYISDKDTHSHIGMGHTRWATHGEPNDVNAHPHYSSSKKIAIIHNGIIENYSSLKQHLKNKGYEFHSDTDSEVFINLIEDIRENNNISLAEAVRLALHEVVGAYAIVVISHDSPNQLIAARKGSPLVIGVGKDEFFLASDATPIIEYTNEVVYLNDYELAVIRDGKLEIRTREDVAQTPYIQKLELELESIEKGGYPHFMLKEIFEQPRSILDSMRGRLVAETSHLVMASVIEFENKFKNADRIIIVACGTSWHAGLVAEYLIEEFARVPVEVEYASEFRYRNPIIKEGDIVIAISQSGETADTLAAIELAKSKGAMIFGVCNVVGSSIARATDAGAYTHAGPEIGVASTKAFTAQVTVLTLLSMMIAEKRGTVETSMLRQLMMEMEQIPAKVERALQLDTEIKVISEIFKDAANFLYLGRGFNFPVALEGALKLKEISYIHAEGYPAAEMKHGPIALIDANMPVVVIATKDSSYEKIVSNIQEVKARKGRIIAIVTEGDTVIPEMAEFVIEVPDTHEALTPLLSVIPLQLLSYHIAVMRGCNVDQPRNLAKSVTVE, from the coding sequence ATGTGCGGCATTGTAGCATATGTTGGGCACCGGGAAGCCTGTCCCATTATCATTAAAGGTTTAAAGCGCCTGGAGTATCGTGGTTATGATAGTGCCGGCATCGCTTTACTAAACGGGAACCTGAACGTTTACAAGAAGAAAGGAAAAGTTAGCGAACTCGAAAGCTACATCTCGGATAAGGATACGCATAGCCACATTGGTATGGGGCATACGCGTTGGGCTACCCACGGTGAACCAAATGATGTAAATGCGCACCCGCATTATTCCAGTTCTAAAAAGATTGCGATAATCCACAATGGTATTATTGAAAATTATAGCTCGCTTAAACAACATTTAAAAAATAAGGGCTACGAATTTCATAGCGATACCGACTCGGAAGTATTTATTAATCTTATTGAAGATATTCGCGAAAACAATAATATCTCTTTAGCGGAAGCCGTGCGTTTAGCCTTGCACGAAGTAGTAGGTGCCTACGCTATTGTGGTTATCTCCCACGATTCACCCAATCAATTAATAGCTGCCCGTAAAGGTAGCCCGCTGGTAATTGGCGTAGGGAAGGATGAGTTTTTCTTAGCCTCCGATGCTACCCCCATTATTGAATATACCAATGAAGTAGTTTACCTGAACGATTACGAATTAGCCGTAATCCGCGATGGAAAGCTAGAAATTCGTACCCGGGAAGATGTGGCCCAAACTCCTTACATTCAAAAGCTGGAATTAGAGCTGGAGTCTATTGAAAAAGGAGGATACCCGCACTTTATGCTGAAAGAAATTTTTGAACAGCCTCGTTCTATTCTGGATAGCATGCGCGGCCGGTTAGTAGCCGAAACCAGCCATTTAGTAATGGCCAGCGTAATCGAGTTCGAAAATAAATTTAAAAATGCCGATCGGATAATAATTGTTGCCTGTGGTACTTCGTGGCACGCGGGTTTAGTAGCCGAATATTTGATTGAGGAATTTGCCCGGGTACCCGTAGAAGTAGAGTATGCTTCGGAGTTCCGGTACCGTAACCCGATTATTAAAGAAGGGGATATTGTAATTGCTATTTCCCAATCCGGGGAAACCGCCGACACTTTAGCCGCCATTGAGTTAGCTAAATCCAAAGGCGCTATGATTTTTGGGGTATGTAACGTAGTAGGTTCTTCTATTGCCCGTGCAACCGATGCCGGGGCTTACACCCACGCCGGACCAGAGATTGGTGTTGCCAGTACCAAAGCCTTTACTGCCCAGGTAACTGTATTAACGCTGTTATCCATGATGATTGCTGAGAAGCGAGGTACCGTTGAAACTTCAATGCTGCGCCAGTTAATGATGGAGATGGAGCAAATACCGGCCAAAGTAGAACGAGCCTTGCAACTGGATACTGAAATTAAAGTTATTTCTGAAATTTTTAAAGATGCGGCCAACTTCCTGTACTTAGGCCGGGGCTTTAATTTCCCGGTTGCTTTAGAAGGAGCTTTAAAATTAAAAGAGATTTCCTACATCCACGCTGAAGGCTATCCAGCGGCCGAAATGAAGCACGGCCCTATTGCCTTAATTGATGCTAACATGCCGGTGGTAGTAATTGCGACAAAGGATTCTTCGTACGAGAAAATTGTATCGAATATTCAGGAAGTTAAAGCGCGCAAAGGCCGGATTATTGCTATTGTAACCGAAGGAGATACCGTAATTCCGGAAATGGCCGAATTTGTAATTGAAGTGCCAGATACCCACGAAGCTTTAACACCACTACTTTCGGTAATTCCGTTGCAGTTACTTTCTTACCATATTGCGGTAATGCGCGGCTGTAACGTTGATCAACCGCGTAACTTAGCCAAATCAGTAACGGTAGAGTAA
- a CDS encoding DUF4270 family protein has product MNWLIKRPTLLVLSLISLFSCDDSNDLGTTYDGKPIEAAFTDSVSITASTVLANDSIIGYQRGNFLAGSISTEKFGTTVAQSYLTIRPTAGSITANSSLDSVVLMLDYNDYYGDTTQNYTLEVRELATLFRADATYYTNNNNNIEALPNLLGSATFVPKPKSTNSKTASSGTVTKTSIPVRVTLDNELGQRIMSLPTATLSNAAEFAKTFKGIVLSPGANTKLALGFAPDADSTYLRIYYTSPDNKKQKYDLDINGTYDRLNQINHDLTGSALASLTKSGDALPATATGGEAYLQESTGIVTKITFPYLAQFREKLNEIDVAVNRAELIIPVKEVPFYLPSPAAYLVETNATNRILKSNRLPRVIVEDPLETISRGDNAVQAAAIRYNKDKKAYIINITKYVQDVIYNKPSVYGGNMSTSLLLVPTSRTGTLNVNGSTVQEATGLYSSILQTSGANGMKLRLYFSKTN; this is encoded by the coding sequence ATGAATTGGCTAATTAAGCGACCTACTCTTCTGGTATTATCCCTTATTTCTTTGTTTTCCTGCGATGATTCAAATGATTTAGGTACTACTTATGATGGTAAACCCATTGAGGCCGCATTTACCGATTCGGTAAGTATTACGGCTTCAACGGTGTTAGCCAATGATTCTATAATTGGTTATCAAAGAGGGAATTTTTTGGCGGGATCAATTAGTACCGAAAAGTTTGGTACTACTGTCGCCCAGTCGTATTTAACTATCCGGCCTACTGCCGGTAGCATAACAGCTAACAGCAGCCTGGACTCTGTGGTATTGATGCTGGATTATAATGATTATTACGGAGATACAACCCAGAATTATACACTGGAGGTACGGGAACTGGCTACTCTTTTCCGGGCGGATGCTACTTATTATACAAACAACAATAATAATATTGAAGCATTACCTAACCTATTAGGGTCGGCTACTTTTGTTCCTAAACCCAAAAGTACTAACTCTAAAACTGCTTCGTCTGGTACGGTAACTAAAACTTCCATACCAGTCCGGGTTACATTAGATAATGAATTAGGTCAACGCATTATGAGTTTGCCTACGGCTACTTTAAGTAATGCTGCGGAGTTTGCCAAAACCTTTAAAGGAATTGTCCTTAGTCCGGGAGCCAATACTAAATTGGCTTTAGGCTTTGCACCCGATGCCGATAGTACGTATCTCCGTATTTATTATACTTCTCCTGATAATAAAAAACAGAAATACGATCTGGATATTAATGGTACTTACGATCGGTTAAATCAAATTAATCATGATTTAACCGGTAGTGCCCTGGCTTCGTTAACAAAATCCGGCGATGCGCTACCTGCCACCGCAACAGGTGGGGAAGCTTATCTGCAGGAAAGTACTGGTATTGTTACAAAAATTACTTTCCCTTATCTCGCCCAATTTAGAGAAAAATTAAATGAGATTGATGTAGCAGTAAACCGGGCCGAGTTGATTATTCCGGTAAAAGAAGTGCCTTTTTATTTACCTTCTCCGGCGGCTTACCTAGTAGAAACTAATGCAACGAACCGGATTTTAAAATCAAACAGGTTACCCCGGGTTATAGTGGAAGACCCGCTGGAAACTATCTCGCGTGGGGATAATGCTGTACAAGCTGCGGCTATCCGTTACAACAAAGATAAAAAAGCGTACATTATTAACATTACAAAGTACGTTCAGGATGTTATTTATAATAAACCGTCGGTTTATGGGGGCAATATGAGCACGAGCTTATTGTTAGTGCCAACCTCCCGCACCGGAACTTTAAATGTTAACGGTAGTACGGTGCAGGAAGCAACCGGTCTTTATTCTTCCATTTTGCAAACCAGTGGAGCTAACGGCATGAAGCTGCGCCTTTACTTTTCTAAAACAAACTAA
- a CDS encoding TIGR00266 family protein: MRSHEIDYRIYGNDIQVLEVELDQNETVIAEAGAMVFMEDGITFETKMGDGSEPEQGFFGKLLSAGSRFITGESLFMTHFTHRGRNPKTRVGFSAPYPGTIIPIDLSRSYNGIIVQKDGFLAAALGTKIQIHFNQKLGSGFFGGEGFILQRLTGDGLAFIHAGGTVIEKQLNNETLRVDTGCVVAFENGIDFSVERSGGLKSMVFGGEGIFLATLRGTGRVWLQSMPIKKLIEALMPHGQNTNKEGGLLSSFLE, encoded by the coding sequence ATGAGATCGCACGAAATAGATTACCGTATTTATGGCAACGATATCCAGGTTTTAGAAGTAGAGCTCGACCAAAACGAAACCGTAATTGCGGAAGCCGGAGCAATGGTGTTTATGGAAGACGGAATAACCTTTGAAACCAAAATGGGAGATGGCTCGGAGCCGGAACAAGGTTTTTTTGGCAAATTATTATCGGCCGGTTCTCGGTTTATTACCGGCGAATCGCTCTTTATGACGCATTTTACGCATCGGGGCCGTAATCCGAAAACCCGCGTAGGATTTTCGGCACCTTACCCAGGTACCATTATTCCTATTGATTTAAGCCGTTCTTATAATGGTATTATCGTGCAAAAAGATGGTTTTCTGGCCGCTGCATTAGGTACCAAAATTCAGATTCATTTTAATCAGAAGTTAGGATCCGGCTTTTTCGGGGGCGAAGGTTTTATTTTGCAACGCCTGACCGGCGATGGCTTAGCTTTTATTCATGCGGGTGGTACCGTCATCGAAAAACAATTAAATAACGAAACCCTACGGGTTGACACTGGCTGCGTAGTGGCTTTTGAAAACGGCATTGATTTTAGCGTGGAACGTTCCGGTGGTTTAAAATCCATGGTATTTGGGGGTGAAGGCATATTTTTGGCCACACTGCGGGGTACCGGCCGGGTTTGGCTACAGTCTATGCCAATTAAAAAATTAATCGAAGCCTTAATGCCACATGGGCAAAATACAAACAAAGAAGGCGGTTTGCTAAGTAGCTTTCTAGAGTAA
- a CDS encoding RidA family protein, giving the protein MANLIINSTHAPAPIGPYSQAIMADNVLYVSGQIALESTTGNLISDDIEAETHQVMKNLLAILQEAGLEFKDVVKCSIFVKDLNNFARINAVYGSYFPHMPPARETVEVSRLPKDVNVEISCIAVKSA; this is encoded by the coding sequence ATGGCTAACTTAATAATAAATTCTACTCATGCTCCAGCGCCAATCGGGCCTTATAGCCAGGCTATTATGGCGGATAATGTGTTGTATGTATCCGGGCAAATAGCGCTGGAGTCAACAACCGGTAACTTAATTTCGGATGATATTGAGGCTGAAACTCACCAGGTAATGAAGAATTTACTAGCCATTTTGCAGGAAGCCGGGTTAGAGTTTAAAGACGTGGTAAAGTGCTCCATCTTTGTAAAAGACCTGAATAACTTTGCCCGGATTAATGCCGTTTATGGGAGCTATTTTCCCCATATGCCACCGGCCCGCGAAACAGTGGAAGTTAGCCGTTTACCGAAAGATGTAAACGTTGAGATTTCGTGTATAGCCGTAAAATCTGCTTAA